Within the Eucalyptus grandis isolate ANBG69807.140 chromosome 1, ASM1654582v1, whole genome shotgun sequence genome, the region TTGTGTCattttaaatttgctaaatatgtattggtatttatagtttagttgtaCAATGTCGTATTGTCGATAGatgtataatttgaatttgtaggtttctttttagggaatataaaaaataagacgaaaaaaatttaTCGATCGATGTCGAGTTGGCCACTGAAGCCAGGGCCAACCCGTTAGGTCCTCAGGTTCTTGATCGAGCAAATAGGGTTGATCATCGGTCACAAAAATTAAGGCCAGACTGTACGGATTAATCTTAGGGTtaggggtggcccggaccagccggaccatgctcaccctagATAGAATGGAAAATTTTATACGCTAAGTGGAGATGATAAGGAACTGACCTATGAATCGTTGCCACCTCAGCTCCGCAGCCGCTGTAAAAgaggccctcgccgccgcctaCGCGAAATCGTGAATGGCATCATCGTCGTGCCGTTGCACGCTCCTCCTGAATCGCCCGATCCTCCTCCATCATCGTCCCTCCAAAGCTCGCGGATTCTCTCCCGCTTCCGTCCCGCTCCACCTCCTTCGCAAACCCTGCGATCTCCGTTCGCGGATTCGCTGCGCTTCGGGTCCgccatcttcctcctcctcgccgccgtcgccgtcgccgtcgccgtcgatGGAAGCTCCTCCCGAAGGCTACCGGCCGAACGTCGGCATCTGCCTCGTCAATTCCTCCAAGAAggtttcaatctctctctctccatagaGTCGGATGAGATTCCCTTCAGTGTCGATGTCGTTTCTGATGTGCTGTTCGcggattttttctttctttcttttttcttatttggcaGATTTTCGCTGCTTCGAGGCTTGATGTCCGCGACGCCTGGCAAATGCCGCAGGTAAATTGGCGACCTTGTGTACTTGCGTTGCGCTACTAGTTAGCGATCGATGGCATCGTTGCTGATCGCTTGATTGTGTATGACGAAGGTCGGCATTTTAGGCTGTCCCGGTTTGATTGTAGCTTGTAGCGAGTGTATCTGCCATTGGAATTCGGATTCGTCCCATCGTCTGCTTACATTAAGCGTTTCCTGACTAGTTTGCGTTTGGAGTCATTTGCCTTAACCTCTTGTCGACATTAAATCCGATATGGGttgctcattttgattttttatttttttgctcttCTCTTTTAACTAGGGTGGGATTGATGAGGGCGAAGATCCGAGACGTGCAGCCATGAGGGAACTAAGAGAAGAGACGGGAGTCTCGTCGGCTGAAATTCTGGCAGAGGTTGGAGATTGTGGTTTATCTCGTGCAATTCCTCCTTGATTCGTTGGTTTGCTCTATGAATAAGATTGGGTACTTTTACACTGGTGAAATATGAAGGTTCTGTCTTCACCTTGGGGAGTTATTAGTAAGAAAGCTCTTAGTAGGTCATCCATTCTAGAACATTACCAGATTGCTCGGGGGGTGATCACTTGTCATCTAGAGTTCTGAGTACTTATGCctgatttttcactttttttttcctttttctcatgaAGATGtgagctttctttttttctttgctggACTTGGGATTTCTCTAGATGAGTTAACATAACAGGCTAAATTGGGAAGCCTGACACTGTTGAGAACTATATGTAATGGATGCTGTATCTGATGTGAGCTTTTGTGCATTGGTTTAGATGTAATTGCTGTTATAGTCTTCTTCCACAGTGACTTTACTCCATTGCCTGGTTTGGATTAATGGTCTTGGTTCTCATATTGTGAATCCTTGCAGGTTCCTTACTGGTTGACATATGACTTTCCTCCGGATGTTAGGGAAAAACTCAAAATCCAGTGGGGATCAGACTGGAAAGGCCAAGCACAGAAGTGGTTAGTTCACCCACTTTCAATTCCCTTACCCCTCCTCCGCCCgttccctcccctctctccctagAAGACacatagggtgcgtttggaattAGCATTTCCAAACCCCTTTAGacctccaaagccctttgggctaaaaaattggtgtttggcaaaatattTTGTAAGGCATTTGGCTGAAAGCCTGCCttgtgaaggctgaaagcccaaggcaggggtACCCCTGCCTTGGGCATTTCAGCTTTCTCGGTAAGCTGATACTactgttcatatttttttttccaaaattatccttaCGAACTATTTGTTTTTCCGTTTTCTGCCCTTGTGAAgatcactgttcatcttctccgtcgCCGAGGTCCCCCGGCAGCAGCTGCTCGGGTCGCGcgaccaccggcgaggtcgcgcgcgaccgccggcgaggtcgcccgacatccggcgaggtcgcgccaccgcccggcgaggtcgcgcgacccgggcgcgGCCGTCGCCGAGGGTTGCGTAGCCTCGGCGACGATCGGCCGTCGCCGAGGTTGCGCGACCCGGCgcggccgtcgccgaggtcgcgcgacccggcgcggccctcgccgagtcgcgcgacccgggcgcggccctcgccgaggtccccCGACCTCaggcgcggccctcgccgaggtccccCGACCTCAGGCGCGACCACGCCGGCCCTCGCGACGGCGTCGTGCGACCTCGCGGGcccagatccggggtcgccggaggtcgcgacggcgtcacgcgacctcgccggccccggatccgggtcgccggaggtcgcggcggcgtcgcgcgacctcgccggcccggatcgggggtcgccggaggtcgccgaggtcgccgccggccgccggatgCCGCCTGCCCTCgctggttttcatttttttgttttttctttttatttttcttttgatattttttttttcacaaaagccctttgtcccccaaacaccattttagccaaaggtacttcacaaagggcttttaaattacaatttaccaaacacaatttgcattttgaaaaacacattcaactcaaaggtctttgcattttcccaaagactttccccaaaagtcttcccaaacgcacccatagaAGATGCTTGTGGCACAATAGAGGAAGAGTGTAGAGGGCTCTAGCATTTGAGTTGGGGCTTTAGTATTCAGCTCATTCGAAGTTGTTACTTCTGTAGTTTATTCAAATTGTATCTGTAATTCATTAGAGAAGAggttaaatatgatttttaaccGAGAGATAGGgagattttttggtcaattatgtGAAGCTTAGTTGAAGTCTGTAAAAGAGGATGGATAACATGACTTTCCCGAATATAATTATCTTTTGCAAATCAAAGGTCTAAGTTGATCATGTGTGATATATTTCAACTTTAGTACTCGTATTTCAAATTAAGTATAAATCCCAGATAGAGAAGTGTAATTATTGCAATTTCAGAAGACGCCGTATAGCGCGCTTTCAGTCAA harbors:
- the LOC104421153 gene encoding nudix hydrolase 26, chloroplastic isoform X1, which encodes MASSSCRCTLLLNRPILLHHRPSKARGFSPASVPLHLLRKPCDLRSRIRCASGPPSSSSSPPSPSPSPSMEAPPEGYRPNVGICLVNSSKKIFAASRLDVRDAWQMPQGGIDEGEDPRRAAMRELREETGVSSAEILAEVPYWLTYDFPPDVREKLKIQWGSDWKGQAQKWFLMKFTGKDEEINLLGDSTEKPEFGEWSWISPDQIIELAVDFKKPVYKEVLNVFAPHL
- the LOC104421153 gene encoding nudix hydrolase 26, chloroplastic isoform X2, producing MASSSCRCTLLLNRPILLHHRPSKARGFSPASVPLHLLRKPCDLRSRIRCASGPPSSSSSPPSPSPSPSMEAPPEGYRPNVGICLVNSSKKIFAASRLDVRDAWQMPQGGIDEGEDPRRAAMRELREETGVSSAEILAEVPYWLTYDFPPDVREKLKIQWGSDWKGQAQKWLVHPLSIPLPLLRPFPPLSP